One window of the Piliocolobus tephrosceles isolate RC106 chromosome 17, ASM277652v3, whole genome shotgun sequence genome contains the following:
- the CLCN7 gene encoding H(+)/Cl(-) exchange transporter 7 isoform X2: MSNVELDDELLDPDMDPPHPFPKEIPHNEKLLSLKYESLDYDNSENQLFLEEERRINHTAFRTVEIKRWVICALIGILTGLVACFIDIVVENLAGLKYRVIKGNIDKFTEKGGLSFSLLLWATLNAAFVLVGSVIVAFIEPVAAGSGIPQIKCFLNGVKIPHVVRLKTLVIKVSGVILSVVGGLAVGKEGPMIHSGSVIAAGISQGRSTSLKRDFKIFEYFRRDTEKRDFVSAGAAAGVSAAFGAPVGGVLFSLEEGASFWNQFLTWRIFFASMISTFTLNFVLSIYHGNMWDLSSPGLINFGRFDSEKMAYTIHEIPVFIAMGVVGGVLGAVFNALNYWLTMFRIRYIHRPCLQVVEAMLVAAVTATVAFVLIYSSRDCQPLQGGSMSYPLQLFCADGEYNSMAAAFFNTPEKSVVSLFHDPPGSYNPLTLGLFTLVYFFLACWTYGLTVSAGVFIPSLLIGAAWGRLFGISLSYLTGAAIWADPGKYALMGAAAQLGGIVRMTLSLTVIMMEATSNVTYGFPIMLVLMTAKIVGDVFIEGLYDMHIQLQSVPFLHWEAPVTSHSLTAREVMSTPVTCLRRREKVGVIVDVLSDTASNHNGFPVVEHADDTQPARLQGLILRSQLIVLLKHKVFVERSAMGLVQRRLRLKDFRDAYPRFPPIQSIHVSQDERECTMDLSEFMNPSPYTVPQEASLPRVFKLFRALGLRHLVVVDNRNQVVGLVTRKDLARYRLGKGGLEELSLAQT, from the exons GATATGGATCCTCCGCATCCCTTCCCCAAGGAGATCCCACACAACGAGAAGCTCCTGTCCCTCAAGTATGAG AGCTTGGACTATGACAACAGTGAGAACCAGCTGTTCCTGGAGGAGGAGCGGCGGATCAACCACACG GCCTTCCGGACGGTGGAGATCAAGCGCTGGGTCATCTGCGCCCTCATCGGCATCCTCACGGGCCTCGTGGCCTGCTTCATCGACATCGTGGTGGAGAACCTGGCCGGCCTCAAGTACAGGGTCATCAAGGGCA ATATCGACAAGTTCACAGAGAAGGGCGGGCTGTCCTTCTCCCTGCTGCTGTGGGCGACGCTGAACGCTGCCTTCGTGCTGGTGGGCTCCGTCATCGTGGCTTTCATAGAG CCGGTGGCTGCTGGCAGTGGAATCCCCCAGATCAAGTGCTTCCTCAACGGGGTGAAGATCCCCCATGTGGTGCGGCTCAAG ACGTTGGTGATCAAAGTGTCCGGTGTGATCCTGTCGGTGGTCGGGGGCCTGGCCGTGGGAAAG GAGGGGCCAATGATCCACTCCGGCTCAGTGATCGCCGCCGGGATCTCTCAGGGAAGGTCAACGTCACTGAAACGAGATTTCAAG ATCTTCGAGTACTTCCGCAGAGACACGGAGAAGCGGGACTTCGTCTCCGCAGGGGCCGCGGCCGGAGTGTCGGCGGCGTTTGGAGCCCCCGTGG GTGGGGTCCTGTTCAGCCTGGAGGAGGGCGCATCCTTCTGGAACCAGTTCCTGACCTGGAGGATC TTCTTTGCTTCCATGATCTCCACGTTCACTCTGAATTTTGTTCTGAGCATTTACCACGGGAACATGTGGGACCTGTCCAGCCCGGGCCTCATCAACTTCGGAAGGTTTGACTCGGAG AAAATGGCCTACACGATCCATGAGATCCCAGTCTTCATCGCCATGGGTGTGGTGG GCGGTGTGCTCGGAGCTGTGTTCAACGCCTTGAACTACTGGCTGACCATGTTTCGAATCAG GTACATCCACCGGCCCTGCCTGCAGGTGGTCGAGGCCATGCTGGTGGCCGCCGTCACGGCCACGGTCGCCTTCGTGCTGATCTACTCGTCGCGGGACTGCCAGCCCCTGCAGGGGGGCTCCATGTCCTACCCGCTGCAG CTCTTCTGTGCAGATGGCGAGTACAACTCCATGGCCGCGGCCTTCTTCAACACCCCGGAGAAGAGCGTGGTGAGCCTCTTCCACGACCCGCCAG GCTCCTACAACCCCCTGACCCTCGGCCTGTTCACACTGGTCTACTTCTTCCTGGCCTGCTGGACCTACGGGCTCACCGTGTCCGCTGGCGTCTTCATCCCATCCCTGCTCATCGGGGCTGCCTGGGGCCGGCTCTTTGGGATCTCCCTGTCCTACCTCACGGGGGCGGCG ATCTGGGCGGACCCCGGCAAATACGCCCTGATGGGAGCTGCGGCCCAGCTGG GCGGGATCGTGCGGATGACCCTGAGCCTGACGGTCATCATGATGGAGGCCACCAGCAACGTGACCTACGGCTTCCCCATCATGCTGGTGCTCATGACCGCCAAGATCGTGGGCGACGTCTTCATTGAG GGCCTGTACGACATGCACATTCAGTTGCAGAGTGTGCCCTTCCTGCACTGGGAGGCCCCGGTCACCTCACACTCGCTCACTGCCAG GGAGGTGATGAGCACACCAGTGACCTGCCTGAGGCGGCGTGAGAAGGTCGGCGTCATTGTGGACGTGCTGAGCGACACGGCGTCCAATCACAATGGCTTCCCCGTGGTGGAGCATGCCGATGACACCCAG CCTGCCCGGCTCCAGGGCCTGATCCTGCGCTCCCAGCTCATCGTCCTCCTGAAGCACAAG GTGTTTGTGGAGCGGTCCGCCATGGGCCTGGTGCAGCGGCGCCTGAGGCTGAAGGACTTCCGCGACGCCTACCCGCGCTTCCCGCCCATTCAGTCCATCCACGTGTCCCAGGACGAGCGGGAGTGCACCATGGACCTCTCTGAGTTCATGAACCCCTCCCCCTACACAGTGCCCCAG GAGGCATCGCTCCCCCGGGTGTTCAAGCTGTTCCGGGCCCTGGGCCTGCGGCACCTGGTGGTGGTGGACAACCGCAATCAG GTTGTCGGGTTGGTGACCAGGAAGGACCTCGCCAGGTACCGCCTGGGGAAGGGAGGCTTGGAGGAGCTCTCGCTGGCCCAGACGTGA
- the CLCN7 gene encoding H(+)/Cl(-) exchange transporter 7 isoform X1, which produces MANVSKKVSWSGRDRDDEEAAPLLRRTARPGGGTPLLNGAGPGAARQSPHAALFRIGQMSNVELDDELLDPDMDPPHPFPKEIPHNEKLLSLKYESLDYDNSENQLFLEEERRINHTAFRTVEIKRWVICALIGILTGLVACFIDIVVENLAGLKYRVIKGNIDKFTEKGGLSFSLLLWATLNAAFVLVGSVIVAFIEPVAAGSGIPQIKCFLNGVKIPHVVRLKTLVIKVSGVILSVVGGLAVGKEGPMIHSGSVIAAGISQGRSTSLKRDFKIFEYFRRDTEKRDFVSAGAAAGVSAAFGAPVGGVLFSLEEGASFWNQFLTWRIFFASMISTFTLNFVLSIYHGNMWDLSSPGLINFGRFDSEKMAYTIHEIPVFIAMGVVGGVLGAVFNALNYWLTMFRIRYIHRPCLQVVEAMLVAAVTATVAFVLIYSSRDCQPLQGGSMSYPLQLFCADGEYNSMAAAFFNTPEKSVVSLFHDPPGSYNPLTLGLFTLVYFFLACWTYGLTVSAGVFIPSLLIGAAWGRLFGISLSYLTGAAIWADPGKYALMGAAAQLGGIVRMTLSLTVIMMEATSNVTYGFPIMLVLMTAKIVGDVFIEGLYDMHIQLQSVPFLHWEAPVTSHSLTAREVMSTPVTCLRRREKVGVIVDVLSDTASNHNGFPVVEHADDTQPARLQGLILRSQLIVLLKHKVFVERSAMGLVQRRLRLKDFRDAYPRFPPIQSIHVSQDERECTMDLSEFMNPSPYTVPQEASLPRVFKLFRALGLRHLVVVDNRNQVVGLVTRKDLARYRLGKGGLEELSLAQT; this is translated from the exons GATATGGATCCTCCGCATCCCTTCCCCAAGGAGATCCCACACAACGAGAAGCTCCTGTCCCTCAAGTATGAG AGCTTGGACTATGACAACAGTGAGAACCAGCTGTTCCTGGAGGAGGAGCGGCGGATCAACCACACG GCCTTCCGGACGGTGGAGATCAAGCGCTGGGTCATCTGCGCCCTCATCGGCATCCTCACGGGCCTCGTGGCCTGCTTCATCGACATCGTGGTGGAGAACCTGGCCGGCCTCAAGTACAGGGTCATCAAGGGCA ATATCGACAAGTTCACAGAGAAGGGCGGGCTGTCCTTCTCCCTGCTGCTGTGGGCGACGCTGAACGCTGCCTTCGTGCTGGTGGGCTCCGTCATCGTGGCTTTCATAGAG CCGGTGGCTGCTGGCAGTGGAATCCCCCAGATCAAGTGCTTCCTCAACGGGGTGAAGATCCCCCATGTGGTGCGGCTCAAG ACGTTGGTGATCAAAGTGTCCGGTGTGATCCTGTCGGTGGTCGGGGGCCTGGCCGTGGGAAAG GAGGGGCCAATGATCCACTCCGGCTCAGTGATCGCCGCCGGGATCTCTCAGGGAAGGTCAACGTCACTGAAACGAGATTTCAAG ATCTTCGAGTACTTCCGCAGAGACACGGAGAAGCGGGACTTCGTCTCCGCAGGGGCCGCGGCCGGAGTGTCGGCGGCGTTTGGAGCCCCCGTGG GTGGGGTCCTGTTCAGCCTGGAGGAGGGCGCATCCTTCTGGAACCAGTTCCTGACCTGGAGGATC TTCTTTGCTTCCATGATCTCCACGTTCACTCTGAATTTTGTTCTGAGCATTTACCACGGGAACATGTGGGACCTGTCCAGCCCGGGCCTCATCAACTTCGGAAGGTTTGACTCGGAG AAAATGGCCTACACGATCCATGAGATCCCAGTCTTCATCGCCATGGGTGTGGTGG GCGGTGTGCTCGGAGCTGTGTTCAACGCCTTGAACTACTGGCTGACCATGTTTCGAATCAG GTACATCCACCGGCCCTGCCTGCAGGTGGTCGAGGCCATGCTGGTGGCCGCCGTCACGGCCACGGTCGCCTTCGTGCTGATCTACTCGTCGCGGGACTGCCAGCCCCTGCAGGGGGGCTCCATGTCCTACCCGCTGCAG CTCTTCTGTGCAGATGGCGAGTACAACTCCATGGCCGCGGCCTTCTTCAACACCCCGGAGAAGAGCGTGGTGAGCCTCTTCCACGACCCGCCAG GCTCCTACAACCCCCTGACCCTCGGCCTGTTCACACTGGTCTACTTCTTCCTGGCCTGCTGGACCTACGGGCTCACCGTGTCCGCTGGCGTCTTCATCCCATCCCTGCTCATCGGGGCTGCCTGGGGCCGGCTCTTTGGGATCTCCCTGTCCTACCTCACGGGGGCGGCG ATCTGGGCGGACCCCGGCAAATACGCCCTGATGGGAGCTGCGGCCCAGCTGG GCGGGATCGTGCGGATGACCCTGAGCCTGACGGTCATCATGATGGAGGCCACCAGCAACGTGACCTACGGCTTCCCCATCATGCTGGTGCTCATGACCGCCAAGATCGTGGGCGACGTCTTCATTGAG GGCCTGTACGACATGCACATTCAGTTGCAGAGTGTGCCCTTCCTGCACTGGGAGGCCCCGGTCACCTCACACTCGCTCACTGCCAG GGAGGTGATGAGCACACCAGTGACCTGCCTGAGGCGGCGTGAGAAGGTCGGCGTCATTGTGGACGTGCTGAGCGACACGGCGTCCAATCACAATGGCTTCCCCGTGGTGGAGCATGCCGATGACACCCAG CCTGCCCGGCTCCAGGGCCTGATCCTGCGCTCCCAGCTCATCGTCCTCCTGAAGCACAAG GTGTTTGTGGAGCGGTCCGCCATGGGCCTGGTGCAGCGGCGCCTGAGGCTGAAGGACTTCCGCGACGCCTACCCGCGCTTCCCGCCCATTCAGTCCATCCACGTGTCCCAGGACGAGCGGGAGTGCACCATGGACCTCTCTGAGTTCATGAACCCCTCCCCCTACACAGTGCCCCAG GAGGCATCGCTCCCCCGGGTGTTCAAGCTGTTCCGGGCCCTGGGCCTGCGGCACCTGGTGGTGGTGGACAACCGCAATCAG GTTGTCGGGTTGGTGACCAGGAAGGACCTCGCCAGGTACCGCCTGGGGAAGGGAGGCTTGGAGGAGCTCTCGCTGGCCCAGACGTGA